The following proteins are encoded in a genomic region of Arcobacter cloacae:
- the acnD gene encoding Fe/S-dependent 2-methylisocitrate dehydratase AcnD, with protein MTNEKYLKDLPGIDGVKYYDVKSAVEDITPGSFAKLNYTSRVLAENLLRKCPTEDLKDSLVQLIEKRTDKDFPWYPSRVICHDILGLTAFVDLAGLREAVADKGGDPQKVNPVVPTQLIVDHSLAVECGGYDPDAFQKNRDIEDRRNADRFHFINWTKEAFNNVDVIPPGNGIMHQINLEKMSPVVHLNDGIASPDTLVGTDSHTPHVDALGVIAVGVGGLEAENVMLGNPSYMRVPEIIGVEIIGTRAPGITATDIALAMTSFLRENNVISAYLEFYGSGIAYLNLGDRATIANMTPEYGASAGMFAIDDQTISYLRVTGREEKQCKLVEAYAKANGLWADAFADATYARTIQFDLSKVTRSLAGPSKPHKLVPTSTLRAEGIVKEWTQEGDLIPDGGILIAAITSCTNTSNPRNVIAAGLVAKKANELGLTRKPWVKSSLAPGSKVIEVYLKEAGLLPELEKLGFGVVGFACTTCNGMSGALDPKIQQEVIDRDIYSTAVLSGNRNFDGRIHPYVKEAFLASPALVVAYALAGTVRFDIENDSLGKDANGNDIKLADLWPSDAEIDAIEKEYVRPEMYNAIYEPMFARNGLGGVTASPFYKWNTQSTYINKPPYWEDEYMQMPALKNMRPLGVFPDNITTDHLSPSNAILPNSASGEYCLKMGLPVEDLNSYATHRGDHHTASRATLANPKLFNEMVRKEDGSVKQGSLTKIMPEDVESRMWEAIETYTQRKQPLIIIAGTNYGQGSSRDWAAKGVRLAGVEVLIAESIERIHRTNLVGMGVLPLQFKDGDTRHTYAIDGSETFDIEGEITPRCDLTVVMTRANGEVVKFDVLCRLDTSAEVDVYKNGGILQKFAKDVIASSK; from the coding sequence ATGACAAACGAAAAATATCTTAAAGACCTTCCAGGTATTGATGGTGTTAAGTATTATGATGTAAAATCAGCTGTAGAAGATATAACTCCTGGTTCATTTGCAAAATTAAACTACACATCAAGAGTATTAGCAGAAAATTTATTAAGAAAATGTCCTACTGAAGATTTAAAAGATTCATTAGTTCAACTAATTGAAAAAAGAACAGACAAAGATTTCCCTTGGTATCCTTCAAGAGTTATCTGTCACGATATCTTAGGTTTAACAGCATTTGTTGACTTAGCAGGATTAAGAGAAGCTGTTGCTGATAAAGGTGGAGACCCACAAAAAGTAAATCCAGTAGTTCCGACTCAATTAATTGTTGACCACTCGCTAGCTGTTGAGTGTGGTGGATATGATCCAGATGCTTTCCAAAAAAATAGAGATATTGAAGATAGAAGAAATGCAGATAGATTCCACTTTATTAACTGGACAAAAGAAGCATTTAACAACGTTGATGTTATCCCTCCAGGTAATGGAATCATGCACCAAATCAACTTAGAGAAAATGTCTCCAGTTGTTCACTTAAATGATGGTATTGCATCTCCTGACACATTAGTTGGAACAGATTCACATACTCCACACGTAGATGCACTTGGTGTTATTGCTGTTGGTGTTGGTGGATTAGAAGCTGAAAACGTAATGTTAGGAAATCCTTCTTATATGAGAGTACCTGAAATTATTGGTGTTGAAATTATAGGAACAAGAGCTCCTGGAATTACAGCAACAGATATTGCATTAGCTATGACTTCATTCTTAAGAGAAAATAATGTAATTTCTGCATACTTAGAATTCTACGGTTCAGGAATTGCTTACCTTAACTTAGGTGATAGAGCTACTATTGCAAATATGACTCCTGAATATGGAGCAAGTGCAGGTATGTTCGCTATTGATGACCAAACTATTTCATATTTGCGAGTAACAGGGAGAGAAGAAAAACAATGTAAATTAGTTGAAGCTTATGCTAAAGCTAATGGTTTATGGGCAGATGCATTTGCTGATGCTACATATGCTAGAACAATTCAATTTGATTTATCAAAAGTAACAAGATCACTAGCAGGTCCTTCTAAACCACATAAATTAGTACCAACTTCTACTTTAAGAGCAGAAGGTATTGTAAAAGAGTGGACTCAAGAGGGTGATTTAATTCCAGATGGTGGAATTTTAATTGCTGCTATTACTTCTTGTACAAATACTTCAAATCCAAGAAACGTTATTGCTGCTGGTTTAGTTGCTAAAAAAGCAAACGAGCTTGGATTAACAAGAAAACCATGGGTTAAATCTTCATTAGCACCAGGTTCAAAAGTAATTGAAGTTTATTTAAAAGAAGCTGGATTATTACCTGAATTAGAAAAACTAGGATTCGGTGTTGTTGGTTTTGCATGTACTACTTGTAATGGTATGAGTGGGGCATTAGATCCAAAAATCCAACAAGAAGTAATTGATAGAGATATCTATTCAACTGCTGTATTATCTGGAAACAGAAACTTTGATGGAAGAATCCACCCATACGTAAAAGAAGCATTCTTAGCAAGTCCAGCGTTAGTTGTTGCATACGCATTAGCTGGAACAGTAAGATTTGATATTGAAAATGACTCTTTAGGTAAAGATGCAAATGGTAATGATATTAAATTAGCAGATTTATGGCCAAGTGATGCTGAAATCGATGCAATTGAAAAAGAATACGTTAGACCAGAAATGTATAACGCTATTTATGAACCAATGTTTGCAAGAAATGGATTAGGTGGTGTTACTGCATCTCCATTCTACAAATGGAATACTCAATCAACATATATTAACAAACCTCCTTATTGGGAAGATGAATATATGCAAATGCCAGCATTAAAAAATATGAGACCATTAGGGGTATTCCCAGATAATATCACTACTGACCACTTATCTCCATCTAATGCAATTTTACCAAACTCTGCGTCTGGTGAATATTGTTTAAAAATGGGATTACCAGTAGAAGATTTAAACTCTTATGCAACACATAGAGGGGATCACCATACAGCTTCAAGAGCTACTTTAGCTAACCCTAAATTATTCAATGAAATGGTTAGAAAAGAAGATGGTTCAGTAAAACAAGGTTCTTTAACAAAAATTATGCCTGAGGATGTTGAGTCAAGAATGTGGGAAGCAATTGAGACTTATACTCAAAGAAAACAACCATTAATCATCATTGCTGGAACAAACTACGGTCAAGGAAGTTCAAGAGACTGGGCAGCAAAAGGTGTAAGACTTGCAGGTGTTGAAGTTTTAATTGCTGAATCAATTGAAAGAATTCACAGAACTAACTTAGTTGGAATGGGTGTATTACCATTACAATTCAAAGATGGTGACACAAGACACACTTATGCAATCGATGGTTCTGAAACTTTCGACATCGAAGGTGAAATCACTCCAAGATGTGACTTAACTGTTGTTATGACTAGAGCAAACGGTGAAGTTGTTAAATTCGACGTATTATGTAGATTAGATACTTCAGCTGAAGTTGATGTTTACAAAAATGGTGGAATCTTACAAAAATTCGCTAAAGATGTTATTGCATCTTCAAAATAA
- a CDS encoding citrate/2-methylcitrate synthase, which yields MSGLAGVTAGQSAICTCGLGNGLNYRGYDIADLALKANFEEVAYLLLVGELPNKAQLKDFTRKIIAGRELPISVKEVLKAIPASSHPMDVMKTATSALGCVEPEAEDFSDQMAKIIRLLGAFPSFLVYWHHWHKNGKEICLKSEETTIAGYILERLKETKPLAVEVKAMNAMLTLYAEHEFNASTFANRITASTLSDIYSCMTTGIGTLKGHLHGGANEVAIKFVLGFDNVEHALKSVDELFARKEKIMGFGHRVYRNVDPRSPVGFELANELKELETSDPKLFDIAKAIRDKVKAEKGLPDNIDFFGGLIYHYMEIERLYYTPLFIMSRAAGWAAHAFEQRANNRIIRPSSEYTGPEPRAFVSLEDRK from the coding sequence ATGAGTGGATTAGCAGGTGTTACAGCTGGACAATCAGCAATTTGTACTTGTGGATTAGGAAATGGTCTTAACTATAGAGGATATGATATCGCAGATTTAGCTTTAAAAGCTAACTTTGAAGAGGTTGCTTATTTATTATTAGTTGGTGAATTACCAAATAAAGCTCAGTTAAAAGATTTCACTAGAAAAATTATAGCTGGAAGAGAATTACCAATTTCTGTTAAAGAAGTATTAAAAGCAATTCCTGCTTCTTCTCATCCTATGGATGTTATGAAAACTGCAACTTCTGCACTTGGATGTGTTGAGCCTGAAGCTGAAGATTTTTCTGATCAAATGGCAAAAATCATTAGATTATTAGGAGCATTCCCATCATTTTTAGTTTATTGGCACCACTGGCACAAAAATGGTAAAGAAATCTGTTTAAAATCTGAAGAGACTACAATTGCTGGTTATATCTTAGAAAGATTAAAAGAGACTAAACCATTAGCTGTTGAAGTAAAAGCTATGAATGCGATGTTAACTTTATATGCTGAGCATGAATTTAATGCATCTACTTTTGCAAATAGAATTACAGCTTCTACATTATCAGATATCTATTCTTGTATGACAACTGGTATTGGAACTTTAAAAGGTCACTTACATGGTGGAGCGAACGAAGTAGCTATTAAATTCGTATTAGGATTTGATAACGTTGAACACGCATTAAAGTCAGTTGACGAATTATTTGCTAGAAAAGAAAAAATCATGGGATTCGGACACAGAGTATATAGAAATGTAGATCCAAGATCTCCAGTTGGATTTGAATTAGCAAATGAATTAAAAGAGTTAGAAACTTCTGACCCTAAATTATTTGATATAGCAAAAGCTATTAGAGACAAAGTAAAAGCTGAAAAAGGTTTACCAGATAATATCGACTTCTTCGGTGGATTAATTTACCACTATATGGAAATTGAAAGATTATATTATACTCCATTATTCATTATGTCAAGAGCTGCTGGATGGGCTGCACACGCATTTGAGCAAAGAGCAAATAATAGAATTATTAGACCAAGTTCTGAATATACAGGACCTGAGCCAAGAGCTTTCGTTTCTTTAGAAGACAGAAAATAA
- the prpB gene encoding methylisocitrate lyase, whose amino-acid sequence MSAGKKFREALKEESPLQIVGTINAYQALQATRVGHKAIYLSGGGIANASYGLPDLGMTMIEDVCIDVRRITSICDTPLIVDADTGWGHAFNVARTVKEFIRSGAAGMHIEDQVAAKRCGHRPNKELVSTEEMCDRIRAAVDAKMQLDPDFYIIARTDAHASEGQEAAIARAKAYVEAGADAIFAEAVHTLKEYKEFTEQMSVPVLANITEFGATPLFTTEELASVGIAMVLYPLSAFRAMNKAALAVYQELKDKGTQEGVLNTMQTRMELYDMLNYHAYEQKMDELFSKGKAK is encoded by the coding sequence ATGAGCGCAGGAAAAAAATTTAGAGAAGCCTTAAAAGAAGAGTCTCCTTTACAAATCGTAGGAACTATTAATGCTTATCAAGCGTTACAAGCAACAAGAGTAGGACATAAAGCAATCTACCTATCAGGTGGAGGAATTGCAAATGCTTCTTATGGTTTACCAGACTTAGGTATGACAATGATTGAAGATGTATGTATTGATGTTAGAAGAATAACTTCTATTTGTGATACTCCATTAATCGTTGATGCAGATACAGGTTGGGGACATGCATTTAATGTTGCAAGAACTGTTAAAGAATTTATTAGATCTGGTGCTGCTGGTATGCATATTGAAGATCAAGTTGCAGCAAAAAGATGTGGACACAGACCAAATAAAGAGTTAGTTTCAACTGAAGAAATGTGTGACAGAATCAGAGCTGCTGTTGATGCTAAAATGCAATTAGACCCTGATTTTTATATCATTGCTAGAACTGATGCACATGCTAGCGAAGGTCAAGAAGCTGCAATTGCTAGAGCTAAAGCTTATGTTGAAGCAGGTGCAGATGCTATTTTTGCAGAAGCTGTTCACACTTTAAAAGAGTATAAAGAATTTACAGAGCAAATGAGTGTTCCAGTTTTAGCAAACATTACTGAGTTTGGTGCAACTCCATTATTTACAACTGAAGAATTAGCTTCTGTTGGAATTGCTATGGTTTTATATCCATTATCAGCATTTAGAGCAATGAACAAAGCAGCATTAGCAGTTTATCAAGAACTAAAAGATAAAGGAACTCAAGAAGGTGTTCTTAATACAATGCAAACAAGAATGGAATTATACGATATGTTAAATTACCATGCTTATGAGCAAAAAATGGATGAATTATTTTCAAAAGGTAAAGCTAAGTAA
- a CDS encoding D-2-hydroxyacid dehydrogenase has translation MKIVILDRATLGFDISVDIFSKFGEVVSYDMTKKEETKQRIEDADIVLTNKVVIGRNEMDDSRVKLICITATGMNNVDLEYAKQKNIQVKNVAGYSTSSVVQVAFSMIFQIVTKLNYYKNYVDEGNWQKSNIFTHMDKPFFELDNKRVGVIGLGEIGRDFAKKASAFNCEVVYYSTSGKNSNSDYTQVSLDELLKTSDIISIHAPLNENTKNLLTYENMKNIKEGAILLNLGRGGIINESDLAKIIDEKEIYCGIDVVSVEPILENNPLLKVKNKDRLLLTPHIGWASVEARNRLVKMVAKNIEETTF, from the coding sequence ATGAAAATAGTGATTTTAGATAGGGCAACTTTAGGATTTGATATAAGTGTGGATATTTTTTCTAAATTTGGAGAAGTTGTATCTTATGATATGACAAAAAAAGAGGAAACAAAACAAAGAATAGAAGATGCTGATATTGTTTTAACTAATAAGGTAGTTATTGGTAGAAATGAAATGGATGATTCAAGAGTTAAGCTTATATGTATAACTGCAACTGGTATGAATAATGTTGATTTAGAATATGCAAAACAAAAAAATATTCAGGTTAAAAATGTAGCTGGATATTCAACTTCTAGTGTAGTTCAAGTTGCATTTTCTATGATTTTTCAAATAGTAACAAAACTAAATTATTACAAAAATTATGTAGATGAAGGAAATTGGCAGAAATCAAATATTTTTACTCATATGGATAAACCATTTTTTGAACTTGACAATAAAAGAGTAGGAGTTATTGGTTTAGGTGAAATAGGAAGAGATTTTGCAAAAAAAGCATCTGCTTTTAATTGTGAAGTTGTTTATTATTCAACAAGTGGAAAAAATTCTAATAGTGATTATACGCAAGTGAGTTTAGATGAATTGTTGAAAACAAGTGATATTATCTCTATTCATGCACCTTTAAATGAAAATACAAAAAATTTATTAACTTATGAAAATATGAAAAATATAAAAGAGGGAGCTATTTTATTAAATCTTGGTCGAGGTGGAATTATAAATGAATCTGATTTGGCAAAAATCATAGATGAAAAAGAGATTTATTGTGGAATTGATGTTGTTTCGGTTGAGCCAATTTTAGAAAATAATCCTCTTTTAAAAGTGAAAAATAAAGATAGACTTTTATTAACTCCTCATATTGGTTGGGCAAGTGTTGAAGCTAGAAATAGACTTGTAAAAATGGTTGCTAAAAATATTGAAGAGACTACTTTTTAG
- a CDS encoding OmpA family protein: MYNKEQKNDENFWISYADLMAGLLFVFILVVGAIVIKYIYTQNTLEKEKAALNSSEEAKSKLFYELAKAKNLYETTKSELDKTSKDLKEKEEKLSLNLTEIEKLKALLLEYELNIKDEKDKNEKLSTELLDKTNMISLKDEELTLLADKLLVQTQIHQKMVEEFDVAKLKIKNLTGIKLNVIAKLREKLGKSINVDEKSGAIKFSSNILFDQNEYKLKEESKKELSNALKKYLTTLLGDKDIKKYIESITIEGHTNSDGTYLSNLALSQQRAHAVMQFLYESNIIDRKLLSTYVNSSGRSSSDLILDKNGVEDKDASRRIEIKFTIKNEEAIKELQNFLGEKK; encoded by the coding sequence ATGTACAACAAAGAACAAAAAAATGATGAAAACTTTTGGATATCTTATGCTGATTTAATGGCTGGATTACTTTTTGTTTTTATTTTAGTTGTTGGAGCTATTGTAATAAAATATATTTACACTCAAAACACACTTGAAAAAGAAAAAGCAGCTTTAAATTCAAGTGAAGAGGCTAAATCAAAACTTTTTTACGAACTTGCAAAAGCAAAAAATTTATATGAAACAACAAAAAGTGAATTAGATAAAACTTCAAAAGATTTAAAAGAGAAAGAGGAAAAACTCTCTTTAAATCTTACAGAAATAGAGAAATTAAAAGCACTTCTTTTAGAATATGAATTAAATATAAAAGATGAAAAAGATAAAAATGAAAAACTCTCAACTGAACTTTTAGATAAAACAAATATGATAAGTTTAAAAGATGAAGAGCTAACATTACTTGCTGATAAACTACTTGTTCAAACTCAAATTCATCAAAAAATGGTTGAAGAGTTTGATGTTGCAAAACTAAAAATTAAAAACTTAACAGGGATTAAATTAAATGTTATTGCAAAATTAAGAGAAAAACTTGGTAAATCTATAAATGTAGATGAAAAAAGTGGAGCTATAAAATTCTCTTCAAATATTTTATTTGACCAAAATGAGTATAAATTAAAAGAAGAGTCTAAAAAAGAGTTAAGTAATGCATTGAAAAAATACCTAACTACTCTTCTTGGAGATAAAGATATTAAAAAATATATTGAAAGCATAACTATTGAAGGACATACAAATAGTGATGGAACATATCTTTCGAATCTTGCTTTATCACAACAAAGAGCCCATGCTGTTATGCAGTTTTTATATGAATCAAATATTATTGATAGAAAACTTTTAAGCACTTATGTAAATTCAAGTGGAAGATCATCTTCTGATTTAATATTGGATAAAAACGGAGTTGAAGATAAAGATGCTTCAAGAAGAATAGAGATTAAATTTACAATCAAAAATGAAGAAGCTATAAAAGAACTTCAAAATTTTTTAGGTGAGAAAAAATAG
- a CDS encoding MotA/TolQ/ExbB proton channel family protein produces the protein MFTDDDFIELNSKFYTTCKPLSRIFILLTVPTALFGIILLCYLGALPLKVEIHSVILIGFIFFIYLFFVKHNAYFVSCKFKTQYYELAYNLKEYINKNLLAIGGTTKANGSVDDFLQDYTSNLRNTNFSSIASGIFPTLGILGTFISIAFSMPDFNSGNSADLEKEISTLLGGVGTAFYVSIYGIFLSIWWTFFEKIGMSRFEHDSFIIKEGTKHFFWTKVDIESIHIKSNLDNFTKMSEVFNQLTSSNILDNINSSIEQRFDVLEEILKKEFILSSKISENIDNNEKLSLMLKDMTFNMQTTIKSFEKQKDLYALNAELLNNNIEKLNSHMHNLSSDNLKAIYSNIVKSIETMKSDMEKLEWKFKKGIEEYDENITNKLKTSLEMIDEETTKILEDFKEFKEISK, from the coding sequence ATGTTCACAGATGATGATTTTATTGAACTAAATTCAAAATTTTACACAACTTGTAAACCTCTTTCGAGAATTTTCATTTTGCTTACCGTTCCAACAGCACTTTTTGGAATTATTTTATTATGTTATTTAGGGGCTTTACCTTTAAAAGTAGAAATTCATAGTGTTATATTAATCGGTTTTATATTTTTTATTTATCTATTTTTTGTAAAACACAATGCATATTTTGTCTCTTGTAAATTTAAAACTCAATATTATGAATTAGCTTATAATCTAAAAGAGTATATAAATAAAAATTTATTAGCTATTGGTGGTACAACTAAGGCAAACGGAAGTGTTGATGATTTTTTACAAGATTATACAAGTAATCTAAGAAATACAAATTTCTCTTCAATTGCATCAGGAATTTTCCCAACTCTTGGTATTTTAGGAACTTTTATATCTATAGCTTTTAGTATGCCTGATTTTAATTCAGGAAATTCAGCTGATTTAGAAAAAGAGATTTCTACACTTTTAGGAGGAGTAGGAACTGCCTTTTATGTTTCTATTTATGGTATTTTTTTATCAATCTGGTGGACATTTTTTGAAAAAATTGGAATGAGTAGATTTGAACATGATTCATTTATAATAAAAGAGGGAACAAAACATTTCTTTTGGACAAAAGTTGATATTGAATCTATTCATATCAAAAGTAATTTAGATAACTTTACAAAAATGAGTGAAGTCTTTAATCAATTAACTTCTAGTAATATCTTAGATAATATTAATTCATCAATTGAACAAAGATTTGATGTCCTAGAAGAGATACTAAAAAAAGAGTTTATTTTATCTTCTAAAATTAGTGAAAATATAGATAACAATGAAAAATTATCACTTATGCTAAAAGATATGACTTTTAATATGCAAACAACTATAAAAAGTTTTGAAAAACAAAAAGATTTATATGCTTTAAATGCTGAACTTTTAAATAACAATATTGAAAAATTAAATTCACATATGCATAATCTAAGTTCTGATAATTTAAAAGCTATTTATTCAAATATTGTAAAAAGTATAGAAACTATGAAAAGTGATATGGAAAAACTTGAATGGAAGTTTAAAAAAGGTATTGAAGAGTATGATGAAAATATTACAAATAAACTAAAAACTTCACTTGAAATGATTGATGAAGAGACTACTAAAATCTTAGAAGATTTTAAAGAATTTAAAGAAATATCAAAGTAG
- a CDS encoding L,D-transpeptidase: MFKNFLIILFILSYGSFALASTKKYTISVCTTSNIQNALTCKKRVLESMSGEVFIVKQNDNRYFTYLNLYDNYQEAKNEMKNLSSYVKKQKAYIKQIDYEEKEELKEKVIETVMVKEENIADVEEKKIKSKEVIPLVSSIPLVEDLKLVSSYRFEEENTQENIKEQIENRAKIEQIEEPKELMVSKEEMQYVEELRQISMDEFDKENEKQEQIIKPKEEKKPKTQKIVKTYEKPKITVSQNTQNSLESKEYDVSDYEQLIIEVDSTTNYMTVKAKIDDKLEKIKTYRVSTGKDSVKKPFGVGKISQISLNPVWYPTQETKKTFKKRGIELPSVVPPGHKYNYMGAAKINLTHIVDGKNTYRIHGTLDEKTIGTNESAGCIRMKNSEVVQLANLINQFSSMRSLSDVKVVLK; the protein is encoded by the coding sequence ATGTTTAAAAACTTTTTAATTATCCTATTTATTTTAAGCTATGGTTCTTTTGCATTAGCTTCAACAAAAAAATATACAATCAGTGTTTGTACCACTTCTAATATTCAAAACGCTTTAACTTGTAAAAAAAGAGTTCTTGAAAGTATGAGTGGTGAAGTTTTTATTGTGAAACAAAATGATAATAGATATTTTACTTATTTAAATCTATATGATAATTATCAAGAGGCTAAAAATGAGATGAAAAATCTATCTTCTTATGTAAAAAAACAAAAAGCTTATATAAAACAAATAGATTATGAAGAAAAAGAAGAACTTAAAGAAAAAGTTATTGAAACAGTTATGGTAAAAGAAGAGAATATAGCTGACGTTGAAGAAAAAAAGATAAAATCAAAAGAGGTGATCCCTTTGGTATCTTCAATACCTTTGGTTGAAGATTTAAAATTGGTTAGTTCTTATAGATTTGAGGAAGAAAATACTCAAGAAAATATAAAAGAACAAATAGAAAATAGAGCAAAAATAGAGCAAATAGAAGAGCCAAAAGAGTTAATGGTTTCAAAAGAAGAGATGCAATATGTAGAAGAATTAAGACAAATTAGTATGGATGAATTTGATAAAGAGAATGAAAAACAAGAACAAATAATTAAACCTAAAGAAGAAAAAAAGCCAAAAACTCAAAAAATTGTAAAAACTTATGAAAAACCAAAAATAACAGTTTCTCAAAATACTCAAAATAGTTTAGAATCTAAAGAATATGATGTTTCAGATTATGAGCAGTTGATTATTGAAGTTGATTCAACCACAAATTATATGACTGTAAAAGCAAAGATTGATGATAAATTAGAAAAAATCAAAACTTATAGAGTTTCTACTGGAAAAGATAGTGTAAAAAAACCTTTTGGTGTAGGAAAAATATCTCAGATTTCTTTGAATCCTGTTTGGTATCCAACCCAAGAGACTAAAAAAACTTTTAAAAAAAGAGGAATAGAACTTCCATCAGTTGTTCCTCCTGGACATAAATATAATTATATGGGAGCTGCAAAAATAAATCTTACACATATAGTTGATGGGAAAAATACTTATAGAATTCATGGAACTTTAGATGAAAAAACAATAGGAACAAATGAATCAGCAGGATGTATTAGAATGAAAAACAGTGAAGTGGTACAATTGGCAAATTTAATAAATCAATTTTCAAGTATGAGAAGTTTGAGTGACGTTAAAGTTGTTTTGAAATAG